A single window of Lysobacter oculi DNA harbors:
- a CDS encoding KdsC family phosphatase, protein MTAPPEVTARAARIRLACFDVDGTLTDGRLHFDDEGREHKAFHAQDGLGLALLRRHGIEVALITARKSRVTEIRGAELGLTEVHTAAHDKLATTRAIASKMGVSMDEVAFMGDDLVDLGVFPHVGLAVAPANVHRWTAPHAHWITPREGGHGAARDFCDLVLEAQGKLDVILANAGVKA, encoded by the coding sequence ATGACTGCGCCCCCCGAAGTGACCGCCCGCGCCGCCCGCATCCGGCTGGCCTGTTTCGATGTCGACGGCACGCTGACCGACGGTCGCCTGCATTTCGATGACGAGGGCCGCGAGCACAAGGCCTTCCACGCCCAGGACGGGCTCGGGCTGGCCCTGCTGCGCCGGCATGGCATCGAGGTCGCGCTGATCACCGCCCGCAAGAGCCGCGTCACCGAAATCCGGGGCGCCGAGCTGGGCCTCACCGAAGTCCACACCGCCGCCCACGACAAGCTTGCGACCACCCGCGCCATCGCCTCGAAGATGGGGGTGTCGATGGACGAAGTCGCCTTCATGGGTGACGACCTGGTCGATCTGGGCGTGTTCCCGCATGTCGGGCTGGCGGTTGCGCCGGCCAACGTGCACCGCTGGACCGCGCCGCACGCGCACTGGATCACCCCGCGCGAAGGCGGCCACGGCGCCGCCCGCGACTTCTGCGACCTGGTGCTGGAAGCACAGGGCAAGCTGGACGTCATCCTCGCCAACGCCGGAGTGAAGGCATGA
- the lptC gene encoding LPS export ABC transporter periplasmic protein LptC, whose amino-acid sequence MNWRGALTLILLIVAVLAGWAIIRQRASLQATGEAEARPDYILHDFEIITLKKDGSEGFTLQAPKLARTPDNHEMNIDRPTFLFPDKSGNRWRSRSATGWVNSEGNEVRLRGNVVLDNPGGKRMTVQTEALNVYPDANRATSDQQVTITQPGATIRGRGLEAQLDTQRVTLKSEVRARYASSIQ is encoded by the coding sequence ATGAATTGGCGCGGCGCCCTCACCCTCATCCTGCTGATCGTCGCCGTGCTCGCCGGCTGGGCGATCATCCGCCAGCGCGCCAGCCTGCAGGCGACGGGTGAAGCCGAGGCCCGCCCCGACTACATCCTCCACGACTTCGAAATCATCACCTTGAAAAAGGACGGCAGCGAGGGGTTCACCCTGCAGGCGCCGAAGCTGGCGCGCACGCCGGACAACCACGAGATGAACATCGACCGGCCCACCTTCCTGTTCCCGGACAAGTCGGGCAACCGCTGGCGCTCGCGCTCGGCGACCGGGTGGGTCAACAGCGAGGGCAACGAGGTGCGGCTGCGCGGCAACGTGGTGCTGGACAACCCCGGCGGCAAGCGCATGACGGTGCAGACCGAGGCGCTGAACGTCTACCCCGACGCCAACCGCGCCACCAGCGACCAGCAGGTCACCATCACCCAGCCCGGGGCTACAATTCGCGGCCGCGGGCTGGAAGCCCAGCTGGACACCCAGCGCGTCACCCTGAAATCCGAGGTCCGAGCCCGTTATGCGTCGTCCATCCAGTAA
- the lptA gene encoding lipopolysaccharide transport periplasmic protein LptA — MDIESNASTCMLGDNMNCTLSGNVVITQGTLKINAARGDITQANGRPQRGKLTGGVSMNQVMDDGTPVTTKSAAVDYDFNTEIIILTGGVTITQPRGTLRGERVVYNMRTGQVQSGGQGGGRVKMTIQPKTGAK, encoded by the coding sequence ATGGACATCGAGTCCAATGCCTCGACCTGCATGCTCGGCGACAACATGAACTGCACGCTCAGCGGCAACGTGGTGATCACCCAGGGCACGCTGAAGATCAACGCGGCCCGCGGCGACATCACCCAGGCCAACGGCCGGCCGCAGCGCGGCAAGCTCACCGGCGGCGTGTCGATGAACCAGGTGATGGACGATGGCACGCCGGTCACCACCAAGTCGGCTGCCGTCGATTACGACTTCAACACCGAGATCATCATCCTCACCGGCGGCGTCACCATCACCCAGCCGCGCGGCACCCTGCGTGGCGAGCGCGTGGTCTACAACATGCGGACCGGCCAGGTGCAGAGCGGCGGCCAGGGCGGCGGACGGGTGAAGATGACCATCCAGCCGAAGACGGGCGCCAAGTAA
- the lptB gene encoding LPS export ABC transporter ATP-binding protein, whose protein sequence is MLVAEGLRKRYKSREVVKDFGLTLDAGEVVGLLGPNGAGKTTCFYMIVGLVPTDAGRIVLDGQDITAEPMYDRAKLGVGYLPQEPSVFRKLSVADNLRLVLELRDDLDRAGRERELASLMDELQITHVAGQAGASLSGGERRRVEIARALAAKPRLMLLDEPFAGVDPISVGEIQRIITHLKNRGIGVLITDHNVRETLGICDRAYILNEGSVLAQGAPDALLANADVRRVYLGETFRL, encoded by the coding sequence ATGCTGGTCGCCGAAGGGCTGCGCAAGCGCTACAAGTCGCGCGAGGTCGTCAAGGATTTCGGCCTGACGCTCGATGCCGGCGAAGTCGTCGGCCTGCTCGGCCCCAACGGTGCCGGCAAGACCACCTGCTTCTACATGATCGTCGGGCTGGTCCCGACCGATGCCGGCCGCATCGTCCTCGACGGCCAGGACATCACCGCCGAGCCGATGTACGACCGCGCCAAGCTGGGCGTCGGCTACCTGCCGCAGGAACCTTCGGTGTTCCGCAAGCTGTCGGTGGCCGACAACCTGCGGCTGGTGCTGGAGCTGCGTGACGACCTGGACCGCGCCGGCCGCGAACGCGAGCTGGCCAGCCTGATGGACGAGCTGCAGATCACCCACGTCGCCGGCCAGGCCGGTGCCAGTCTTTCGGGTGGCGAGCGCCGCCGCGTCGAGATCGCCCGCGCGCTGGCCGCCAAGCCGCGCCTGATGCTGCTGGACGAACCCTTCGCCGGCGTGGACCCGATCTCGGTCGGGGAGATCCAGCGCATCATCACCCACCTCAAGAACCGCGGCATCGGCGTGCTCATCACCGACCACAACGTGCGCGAGACCTTGGGGATCTGCGACCGGGCGTATATCCTCAACGAAGGCAGCGTGCTTGCGCAGGGGGCTCCGGACGCACTGCTCGCCAACGCCGACGTGCGTCGCGTGTATCTGGGCGAAACCTTCCGCCTGTGA
- a CDS encoding RNA polymerase factor sigma-54, which translates to MKQHLTASQSQHLALTPQLRQALAVLQMSASELEAELANAVESNPLLEWAEDARPLELADPAVRNDPVEGPVAPTASDEEQHWEGDDIRDEWRETGEEWVSSSSGGSHDEDDDNPAERQVAEESLQQYLSWQLRLTALSPRDQQIGLALIDAIDDDGYLREPLDAIRAMLAPEIVVGEDEVLAVLHLVQQLDPPGSGSRDLGECLSVQLRRLPPDTPMLALALRICAEAIERLPKIGVEGIARAFDCTVAEAEQAVALVRTLDPRPGSQVGGIAHDTYVLPDAVIWRQRGLWHAALAGHARPRVSINRDYAQMAATAGGNDGHYLRGCLQEARWLLKNIEQRGETLLRVVNCLIREQAGFLEFGQQALRPLTLREIAGQLDLHESTISRAIARKYVRTPRGTIALRDFFASGIDTGAGEASSTAIQSMIRTLIEGENPRKPLSDAALAEMLKGNGIPVARRTVAKYREALHIPASSQRVRLG; encoded by the coding sequence ATGAAACAGCACCTCACCGCCAGCCAATCCCAGCACCTCGCGCTGACGCCACAGCTGCGCCAGGCGTTGGCCGTGCTGCAGATGTCGGCCAGCGAACTGGAAGCGGAACTCGCCAACGCGGTGGAGTCCAACCCGTTGCTGGAATGGGCCGAGGACGCGCGCCCGCTTGAACTCGCCGATCCCGCCGTACGCAACGATCCGGTCGAAGGACCGGTCGCGCCGACCGCCAGCGACGAGGAACAGCATTGGGAAGGCGATGACATCCGCGACGAGTGGCGCGAGACCGGTGAGGAATGGGTCTCCAGCAGCTCGGGCGGTTCGCATGACGAGGACGACGACAACCCGGCCGAGCGCCAGGTGGCCGAGGAAAGCCTCCAGCAATACCTGTCCTGGCAGCTGCGGCTGACCGCGCTGTCGCCGCGCGACCAGCAGATCGGGCTGGCGCTGATCGATGCGATCGACGATGACGGCTACCTGCGCGAGCCGCTCGACGCGATCCGCGCGATGCTCGCGCCGGAGATCGTGGTCGGCGAGGACGAAGTGCTGGCAGTGCTCCATCTCGTCCAGCAGCTTGACCCGCCCGGCAGCGGCAGCCGCGACCTCGGCGAATGCCTCTCGGTACAGCTGCGGAGGCTGCCGCCGGATACGCCGATGCTGGCGCTGGCCCTGCGCATCTGCGCCGAGGCGATCGAGCGGCTGCCGAAGATCGGCGTCGAAGGCATCGCCCGCGCCTTCGATTGCACCGTGGCCGAGGCCGAACAGGCCGTGGCGCTGGTGCGCACGCTCGACCCGCGCCCGGGCTCGCAGGTGGGCGGCATCGCCCATGACACCTATGTCCTGCCCGATGCGGTGATCTGGCGGCAGCGTGGCCTGTGGCACGCGGCGCTGGCCGGCCACGCGCGGCCGCGGGTATCGATCAACCGCGACTACGCGCAGATGGCCGCCACCGCCGGCGGCAACGACGGCCACTACCTGCGCGGCTGCCTGCAGGAGGCGCGCTGGCTGCTGAAGAACATCGAGCAGCGCGGCGAAACCCTGCTGCGGGTGGTCAACTGCCTGATCCGCGAGCAGGCCGGCTTCCTCGAATTCGGCCAGCAGGCACTGCGCCCGCTCACCCTGCGCGAGATCGCCGGACAGCTGGACCTGCACGAATCCACCATCTCCCGCGCCATCGCCCGCAAGTACGTGCGCACGCCACGCGGCACCATCGCGCTGCGCGACTTCTTCGCGTCCGGCATCGACACCGGCGCGGGCGAGGCATCGAGCACCGCGATCCAGTCGATGATCCGCACGCTGATCGAAGGCGAGAACCCGCGCAAGCCGCTGTCCGACGCGGCGCTGGCCGAAATGCTCAAGGGCAACGGCATCCCGGTCGCCCGCCGCACCGTGGCCAAGTACCGCGAGGCCCTGCACATCCCGGCCTCCAGCCAGCGCGTGCGGCTGGGCTGA
- the hpf gene encoding ribosome hibernation-promoting factor, HPF/YfiA family, translated as MQIVVHGQHIEVTEALRAYCEEKATRLGRHFDQPLDVRMQLSLDKPQHRAEGHIKVAGGEYHADVSAETMYAAIDLLVDKLDRLLVKHKEKMVDHHRGSNPVRDGTFG; from the coding sequence ATGCAGATCGTAGTCCACGGCCAGCACATCGAAGTCACTGAAGCCCTGCGTGCCTATTGCGAAGAAAAGGCGACGCGACTCGGACGGCATTTCGACCAACCCCTGGACGTGCGCATGCAGCTGTCGCTGGACAAGCCGCAGCACCGCGCCGAAGGCCACATCAAGGTGGCCGGTGGCGAATACCACGCCGATGTCAGCGCGGAGACGATGTACGCGGCGATCGACCTGCTGGTGGACAAGCTGGACCGCCTGCTGGTCAAGCACAAGGAGAAGATGGTCGATCACCACCGCGGCTCCAACCCGGTCCGCGACGGCACCTTTGGCTGA
- a CDS encoding PTS sugar transporter subunit IIA, with the protein MSLRSILSSARIAVLDEARNTDALLDTLAGLLCDEDRAGIDAVAASLRARERMGSTAIGHGVALPHGRNEAFPDARAAFVRLARPLPFGAMDDEDVDLVLALSVPASFTHQHLQLLAEIAERFADADFRARLRAAPDAAAMHALLAGDAA; encoded by the coding sequence ATGAGCCTCCGTTCAATCCTCTCGTCCGCGCGCATCGCCGTGCTCGACGAGGCCCGCAACACCGACGCCCTGCTCGACACGCTGGCGGGCCTGCTCTGCGATGAAGACCGTGCCGGCATTGATGCCGTGGCCGCCAGCCTGCGCGCCCGCGAGCGCATGGGCAGCACGGCCATCGGTCACGGCGTGGCCCTGCCGCATGGCCGCAACGAGGCCTTCCCGGACGCCCGCGCCGCCTTCGTCAGGCTGGCCCGGCCACTGCCGTTCGGGGCGATGGACGATGAGGACGTGGACCTGGTGCTGGCGCTGTCGGTGCCGGCCAGCTTCACCCATCAACACCTGCAGCTGCTGGCGGAAATCGCCGAGCGCTTCGCCGATGCCGACTTCCGCGCCCGCCTGCGCGCCGCACCCGATGCCGCCGCGATGCACGCGCTGCTGGCCGGCGACGCCGCATGA
- the hprK gene encoding HPr(Ser) kinase/phosphatase, protein MSQRITAGQLFEQMRERLGLTWAAGTASAERVIVAGDTNARRPSLAGYLNIIYPNKVQILGTEELTWLDGLDARARWEVIEKIMQARPLALVISKGQPAPEDLRAAAEESATPLWLSPRRGHELLNHLQYHLARQLAPRTTLHGVFMEIYSIGVLITGESGAGKSELAMELVTRGHRLVADDAPEFTQIAPDVLDGACPELLQDLLEVRGLGVLNVRDMFGDTAVKRNKYLRLIVHLTRPRLEPQPAGMERITGDLGTRRVLDLDVPMITLPVMPGRNLAVLTEAAARLHILRAKGVDPAAAFMARHSHFLEASREDERHAP, encoded by the coding sequence ATGAGCCAGCGCATCACCGCCGGGCAATTGTTCGAGCAGATGCGCGAGCGCCTCGGGCTGACCTGGGCGGCGGGCACGGCATCGGCGGAACGCGTGATCGTCGCCGGCGACACTAATGCGCGGCGACCGTCGCTGGCCGGCTACCTCAACATCATCTATCCCAACAAGGTGCAGATCCTCGGCACCGAGGAACTGACTTGGCTCGACGGGCTGGACGCGCGCGCGCGCTGGGAAGTCATCGAGAAGATCATGCAGGCGCGCCCGCTGGCGCTGGTGATCAGCAAGGGCCAGCCCGCGCCCGAGGACCTGCGCGCCGCCGCCGAGGAGTCGGCCACGCCGCTGTGGCTGTCGCCGCGCCGCGGCCATGAGCTGCTCAACCACCTGCAGTACCACCTGGCCCGCCAACTCGCGCCGCGCACCACGCTGCATGGCGTCTTCATGGAGATCTATTCCATCGGCGTGCTGATCACCGGCGAATCCGGCGCCGGCAAGAGCGAACTGGCGATGGAGCTGGTGACGCGCGGACACCGGCTGGTGGCCGACGACGCGCCGGAATTCACCCAGATCGCCCCCGACGTGCTCGATGGCGCCTGCCCCGAACTGCTGCAGGACCTGCTGGAAGTGCGCGGCCTGGGCGTGCTCAACGTGCGCGACATGTTCGGTGACACCGCGGTGAAGCGGAACAAGTACCTGCGCCTGATCGTGCACCTCACCCGCCCGCGGCTGGAACCGCAGCCGGCCGGCATGGAACGCATCACCGGCGACCTCGGCACGCGCCGGGTGCTGGACCTGGATGTGCCGATGATCACCCTGCCGGTCATGCCGGGCCGCAACCTCGCGGTGCTGACCGAAGCCGCCGCGCGCCTGCACATCCTGCGCGCCAAGGGCGTGGACCCGGCCGCCGCCTTCATGGCCCGCCATTCGCATTTCCTCGAAGCCTCGCGCGAAGACGAACGCCATGCCCCTTAA
- the rapZ gene encoding RNase adapter RapZ, which translates to MPLKSPTSRLLLVTGMSGAGKSIALKMLEDNGFYCIDNLPAELLTACVHTLSQASDPPRLLSVAIDVRNRGDLAHMPEWLAALGREGYEPELMFIDAGDDILLRRYADTRRRHPLSHLGLALADAIALERQALKPLRSLAAHVIDSSAMNVHQLRREVGQMLKVGHDTPPTLLFESFAYKRGIPADADFVLDARVLPNPHWDPGLRPLSGRDDAVRAFLDAQPEAQRYIAQIGDFLDTWLPRLREDTRSYITIAFGCSGGRHRSVYLAEKFAERARASDWPDAATFHRELE; encoded by the coding sequence ATGCCCCTTAAGTCGCCCACGTCGCGCCTGCTGCTGGTCACCGGCATGTCCGGCGCCGGCAAGTCGATCGCGCTGAAGATGCTGGAAGACAACGGCTTCTACTGCATCGACAACCTGCCCGCCGAGCTGCTCACCGCCTGCGTGCACACGCTCTCGCAGGCCAGCGACCCGCCGCGCCTGCTCTCCGTGGCCATCGACGTGCGCAACCGCGGCGACCTCGCCCACATGCCGGAATGGCTGGCCGCGCTCGGCCGCGAAGGCTACGAGCCGGAGCTCATGTTCATCGATGCCGGCGACGACATCCTGCTGCGCCGCTACGCCGACACGCGCCGGCGCCATCCGCTCAGCCACCTCGGCCTGGCGCTGGCCGACGCGATCGCGCTGGAGCGGCAGGCGTTGAAGCCGCTGCGCTCGCTGGCCGCGCATGTCATCGACAGCAGCGCGATGAACGTGCACCAGCTGCGCCGCGAAGTGGGTCAGATGTTGAAGGTCGGACATGACACGCCGCCCACCCTGCTGTTCGAATCGTTCGCCTACAAGCGCGGCATTCCCGCCGATGCCGACTTCGTGCTCGACGCGCGCGTGCTGCCCAACCCGCACTGGGACCCGGGCCTGCGTCCGCTGTCGGGGCGCGATGACGCCGTGCGCGCCTTCCTCGATGCGCAACCGGAGGCGCAGCGCTACATCGCGCAGATCGGCGACTTCCTCGACACCTGGCTGCCGCGCCTGCGCGAGGACACCCGCAGCTACATCACCATCGCCTTCGGCTGCAGCGGCGGGCGGCACCGCTCGGTCTACCTGGCCGAGAAGTTCGCCGAGCGCGCACGCGCCAGCGACTGGCCCGACGCCGCCACCTTCCACCGCGAACTGGAGTGA
- a CDS encoding PTS sugar transporter subunit IIA, which yields MSVGILLVTHSGVGPALLAAAGRVLPRLPLAAEAFEVPFDANLDELLPAASGAMRRVDGGDGVLVMVDMYGASPSNLAAKLARIGTPVRRVAGASLPMLLRVMNYPEQSLAELQSTASVGGRNAVLLDDPS from the coding sequence ATGAGCGTCGGCATTCTCCTCGTCACCCACAGCGGCGTCGGTCCGGCCCTGCTGGCCGCGGCCGGCCGCGTGCTGCCGCGCCTGCCGCTGGCCGCCGAAGCCTTCGAAGTGCCCTTCGACGCCAACCTCGACGAACTGCTGCCCGCCGCCAGTGGCGCGATGCGGCGCGTCGACGGCGGCGACGGCGTGCTGGTGATGGTCGACATGTACGGCGCCAGCCCGAGCAACCTGGCGGCGAAACTCGCGCGCATCGGCACCCCGGTACGGCGCGTCGCCGGCGCCAGCCTGCCGATGCTGCTGCGGGTCATGAACTATCCCGAGCAGTCGCTGGCCGAACTGCAATCCACCGCTTCCGTCGGCGGCCGCAACGCGGTGCTGCTGGACGACCCGAGCTAG
- a CDS encoding HPr family phosphocarrier protein yields the protein MIEQDITITNTLGLHARASAKLVQLMAGYRSQARLAAKGREVDAKSIMGVMMLAAGVGTVVTMKVDGEDEAEAMAAAVALFTRNFDEGS from the coding sequence ATGATCGAACAGGACATCACCATCACCAACACACTGGGCCTGCACGCGCGCGCCAGCGCCAAGCTGGTGCAGCTGATGGCCGGCTACCGCAGCCAGGCGCGCTTGGCCGCCAAGGGCCGCGAGGTGGATGCCAAGAGCATCATGGGCGTGATGATGCTGGCGGCCGGCGTGGGCACCGTGGTCACGATGAAAGTGGATGGCGAGGACGAAGCCGAGGCGATGGCCGCGGCGGTCGCGCTGTTCACCCGCAATTTCGACGAAGGCAGCTGA
- the ptsP gene encoding phosphoenolpyruvate--protein phosphotransferase, with product MRRDLSGIGASRGAALGRARVRLPHALEVEQEHIEESEVEAELARVHRAIEQVRDEMRRLRQRLHGALAHEVGEFLDLHALLLDDPELLQGLDDYIRHKRYTADYALRRQRDRIAHVFLGMDDAYLRSRIDDIDQVIGRIHAALHQRDAELKGIAGDILVTDTIAPAEVAQLQAQGVLAVVTTTGSALSHSAILARSLHLPLVVGATLALQSLNDGDVIVVDGATGTVIREPDPADLKAHQQRVNAYKREHKQLNRLRREPTRTLDGIDIRLWANAESRTDVAEAHKLGAAGVGLYRTEFLFLGTHEIPDEDTQFRAYRDLALGLTGRTATIRTLDLGADKADDTGLALRNEENPALGLRGIRLSMSRREIFRTQLRAILRASGYGPLRILLPMISGREEVRAARALMDEVAAELRAEGQAIAADIPLGAMIEVPSAAIALTGFIREVDFLSIGTNDLVQYLLAADRNNEYLGELYTPLHPAVLRLLHDVLRIGKRHGRPVAVCGEMAGDARFTPLLLALGLEEFSLHPGTLLEVRRAIREADLGHLQAQARGLLRAGDRAGIERWMRANAVG from the coding sequence ATGCGCCGCGACCTGTCCGGCATCGGGGCATCGCGCGGGGCTGCGCTGGGGCGCGCACGCGTGCGACTGCCGCACGCGCTGGAGGTCGAGCAGGAGCACATCGAGGAATCCGAGGTCGAAGCCGAGCTGGCGCGCGTGCATCGTGCGATCGAGCAGGTCCGCGACGAGATGCGCCGCCTGCGTCAGCGGCTGCACGGCGCACTGGCGCACGAGGTCGGCGAGTTCCTCGACCTGCACGCGCTGCTGCTGGACGACCCGGAACTGCTGCAGGGCCTGGACGATTACATCCGCCACAAGCGCTACACCGCCGACTACGCCCTGCGCCGCCAGCGCGACCGCATCGCCCATGTGTTCCTGGGGATGGATGACGCCTACCTGCGCAGCCGCATCGACGACATCGACCAGGTGATCGGGCGCATCCACGCGGCGCTGCACCAGCGCGATGCCGAGCTGAAGGGCATCGCCGGCGACATCCTCGTCACCGACACCATCGCCCCGGCCGAGGTCGCGCAGCTGCAGGCTCAGGGCGTGCTGGCCGTGGTCACCACCACCGGCAGCGCGCTCTCGCACAGCGCCATCCTCGCGCGCAGCCTGCACCTGCCGCTGGTGGTCGGCGCGACACTCGCCCTGCAGTCGCTCAACGATGGCGATGTCATCGTGGTCGATGGCGCGACCGGCACGGTCATCCGCGAGCCCGACCCCGCCGACCTCAAGGCGCACCAGCAGCGCGTCAACGCCTACAAGCGCGAACACAAGCAGCTCAACCGCCTGCGCCGCGAACCGACCCGCACGCTCGACGGCATCGACATCCGGCTGTGGGCGAACGCGGAATCGCGCACCGATGTGGCCGAGGCGCACAAGCTCGGCGCCGCCGGCGTGGGCCTGTACCGCACCGAATTCCTCTTCCTCGGCACCCATGAAATCCCCGACGAGGACACCCAGTTCCGCGCCTACCGCGACCTGGCGCTGGGCCTGACCGGGCGCACCGCCACCATCCGCACGCTCGACCTTGGCGCCGACAAGGCCGACGACACCGGCCTGGCCCTGCGCAACGAGGAGAACCCGGCGCTCGGGCTGCGCGGGATCCGCCTGTCGATGTCGCGCCGCGAGATCTTCCGCACCCAGCTGCGCGCCATCCTGCGCGCATCCGGCTACGGGCCGCTGCGCATCCTGCTGCCGATGATCAGTGGCCGCGAGGAAGTGCGGGCCGCGCGCGCATTGATGGATGAAGTCGCCGCCGAGCTGCGCGCCGAAGGCCAGGCCATCGCCGCCGACATCCCCTTGGGCGCGATGATCGAAGTGCCTTCGGCGGCGATCGCACTGACCGGCTTCATCCGCGAGGTGGACTTCCTCTCCATCGGCACCAACGACCTGGTGCAGTACCTGCTGGCCGCCGACCGCAACAACGAATACCTGGGCGAGCTCTACACGCCGCTGCATCCCGCCGTGCTGCGCCTGCTCCACGACGTGCTGCGCATCGGCAAGCGGCATGGCCGGCCAGTGGCTGTCTGCGGCGAGATGGCCGGCGATGCACGTTTCACCCCGCTGCTGCTGGCGCTGGGGCTGGAGGAATTCAGCCTGCACCCCGGCACGCTGCTGGAAGTGCGCCGCGCGATCCGCGAAGCCGACCTCGGCCATCTGCAGGCGCAGGCACGCGGCCTGTTGCGCGCGGGCGACCGGGCCGGCATCGAGCGCTGGATGCGGGCGAACGCGGTGGGCTGA